A genomic segment from Spinacia oleracea cultivar Varoflay chromosome 3, BTI_SOV_V1, whole genome shotgun sequence encodes:
- the LOC110802963 gene encoding protein WUSCHEL-like isoform X2, producing MYSQQQQQQQQEDMKMMEINGGKMGSSNNSNQYLCRESSTRWTPTSEQITLLKELYYINGVRSPTADQIQTICARLIRYGKIEGKNVFYWFQNHKARERQKKRLTPNSGSPTTTTNTLPTTITATSTTTIPQFHNNFVNNVTLQPTINNPGIPCSSSSAGHANAISGDGQFVESFGYGGVTMQNTFRECSISGGEVINGGYDVRQWNAVETNYSKLLDKISTLDEYPYTDQDHNNEIETLPLFPMHNQEHDNVYDQDQDQDLYTIKPPSDGYYTTGYRWFNGSGGNTSLELSLNSYGSYAYYSPSI from the exons ATGTACtcgcaacagcagcagcagcagcagcaagagGATATGAAGATGATGGAAATAAATGGTGGGAAAATGGGTAGTAGTAATAACAGCAATCAGTACCTTTGTAGGGAAAGTAGCACAAGGTGGACACCTACAAGTGAGCAAATTACCCTTCTTAAGGAGCTTTACTACATAAATGGTGTTCGATCTCCAACTGCTGATCAGATTCAGACCATTTGTGCTCGATTAATCCGGTACGGTAAGATCGAAGGCAAGAATGTGTTTTACTGGTTTCAGAATCATAAGGCTAGGGAGAGACAGAAGAAAAGGCTTACCCCTAACTCTGGATCACCTACTACAACAACTAACACTCTTCCTACTACTATTACTGCTACTTCAACTACAACTATTCCtcaattccataataatttcgTCAACAATGTAACTCTTCAACCTACCATTAATAATCCTG GGATTCCTTGCTCAAGTTCATCAGCTGGGCATGCGAATGCGATTTCCGGTGACGGGCAGTTTGTTGAGAGTTTTGGTTATGGAGGTGTTACAATGCAGAATACATTTAGG GAGTGTTCAATATCTGGAGGAGAAGTTATTAATGGAGGATATGATGTGAGACAATGGAATGCAGTTGAAACTAATTACTCAAAATTGTTGGACAAGATATCAACATTGGACGAATATCCTTACACTGACCAAGATCACAATAACGAGATAGAGACCCTTCCTCTCTTCCCTATGCACAATCAAGAGCACGACAACGTGTACGATCAAGATCAAGATCAAGACTTGTATACCATTAAGCCTCCATCAGACGGCTACTACACTACCGGGTACCGATGGTTCAATGGTAGTGGTGGAAATACATCCCTTGAGCTTAGCCTAAACTCCTATGGCAGCTATGCCTACTATTCTCCAAGTATCTAG
- the LOC110802963 gene encoding protein WUSCHEL-like isoform X1 yields the protein MYSQQQQQQQQEDMKMMEINGGKMGSSNNSNQYLCRESSTRWTPTSEQITLLKELYYINGVRSPTADQIQTICARLIRYGKIEGKNVFYWFQNHKARERQKKRLTPNSGSPTTTTNTLPTTITATSTTTIPQFHNNFVNNVTLQPTINNPVAGIPCSSSSAGHANAISGDGQFVESFGYGGVTMQNTFRECSISGGEVINGGYDVRQWNAVETNYSKLLDKISTLDEYPYTDQDHNNEIETLPLFPMHNQEHDNVYDQDQDQDLYTIKPPSDGYYTTGYRWFNGSGGNTSLELSLNSYGSYAYYSPSI from the exons ATGTACtcgcaacagcagcagcagcagcagcaagagGATATGAAGATGATGGAAATAAATGGTGGGAAAATGGGTAGTAGTAATAACAGCAATCAGTACCTTTGTAGGGAAAGTAGCACAAGGTGGACACCTACAAGTGAGCAAATTACCCTTCTTAAGGAGCTTTACTACATAAATGGTGTTCGATCTCCAACTGCTGATCAGATTCAGACCATTTGTGCTCGATTAATCCGGTACGGTAAGATCGAAGGCAAGAATGTGTTTTACTGGTTTCAGAATCATAAGGCTAGGGAGAGACAGAAGAAAAGGCTTACCCCTAACTCTGGATCACCTACTACAACAACTAACACTCTTCCTACTACTATTACTGCTACTTCAACTACAACTATTCCtcaattccataataatttcgTCAACAATGTAACTCTTCAACCTACCATTAATAATCCTG TTGCAGGGATTCCTTGCTCAAGTTCATCAGCTGGGCATGCGAATGCGATTTCCGGTGACGGGCAGTTTGTTGAGAGTTTTGGTTATGGAGGTGTTACAATGCAGAATACATTTAGG GAGTGTTCAATATCTGGAGGAGAAGTTATTAATGGAGGATATGATGTGAGACAATGGAATGCAGTTGAAACTAATTACTCAAAATTGTTGGACAAGATATCAACATTGGACGAATATCCTTACACTGACCAAGATCACAATAACGAGATAGAGACCCTTCCTCTCTTCCCTATGCACAATCAAGAGCACGACAACGTGTACGATCAAGATCAAGATCAAGACTTGTATACCATTAAGCCTCCATCAGACGGCTACTACACTACCGGGTACCGATGGTTCAATGGTAGTGGTGGAAATACATCCCTTGAGCTTAGCCTAAACTCCTATGGCAGCTATGCCTACTATTCTCCAAGTATCTAG